In a single window of the Alteriqipengyuania lutimaris genome:
- a CDS encoding thioredoxin domain-containing protein, whose product MKYLFAAIMVLVAGLSATPGLAQSAGASAGADGNWLARVERTPVSHLVGDPDAPVTLAEYISYTCPHCRDFAMRGEEILKLGYVRTGDLRFEYRHAAGNVVDLTASMLARCGTPDQFSANHAALMMAQPQFNALLRLASKAQTDRWNYGDPAARRRAVASDLHFYDIFERRGYRRPELDRCLADQALADRLEAAGQRDRDEVGVTGTPSFAINGRLLDGVHNWDALSVALADPDASGDGSPAGGAAD is encoded by the coding sequence ATGAAATACCTATTCGCGGCGATCATGGTGCTGGTGGCGGGCCTGTCGGCCACGCCAGGCCTTGCCCAGAGCGCGGGAGCGAGCGCGGGCGCGGACGGGAACTGGCTGGCGAGGGTCGAGCGCACGCCGGTCTCGCATCTCGTCGGCGATCCCGACGCCCCCGTCACGCTGGCCGAATATATCAGTTATACCTGCCCCCACTGCCGCGATTTCGCGATGCGGGGGGAGGAAATCCTCAAGCTCGGCTATGTGCGTACGGGTGACCTGCGCTTCGAATACCGCCACGCCGCGGGTAACGTGGTCGACCTGACCGCGTCGATGCTCGCGCGGTGCGGCACACCCGACCAGTTTTCCGCCAATCACGCCGCGTTGATGATGGCCCAGCCGCAGTTCAACGCGCTGCTGCGGCTCGCGAGCAAGGCCCAGACCGATCGCTGGAATTACGGCGACCCCGCCGCACGCCGCCGCGCGGTGGCGAGCGATCTGCACTTCTACGATATTTTCGAGCGGCGCGGATATCGTCGCCCCGAACTCGACCGCTGTCTCGCCGACCAGGCGCTCGCCGATCGGCTGGAGGCTGCGGGCCAGCGCGACCGCGACGAAGTGGGCGTAACCGGCACGCCGAGCTTCGCGATCAATGGCCGCTTGCTTGATGGCGTGCACAACTGGGACGCGCTCAGCGTCGCGCTCGCCGATCCGGATGCTTCCGGCGACGGGTCGCCAGCCGGGGGCGCGGCCGACTAG
- the mgtE gene encoding magnesium transporter: MSADPLLDETIDTEEMVAQEAASEGGRPDDRVDDARHDEENRLKPEYLRAVRLALEEDRRGELYELVEPLHPADVADLLELLDNDERGSLTIAISDLMTGEVVAELNDWVREEMMEGLPAEAVALIAEQLETDDAVQMIEDMGADEREAVLAEMDAEDRAAIESALSYPEETAGRLMSREFVAVPEHFSVGDLIDYLRIHGTLLGDFFEVFVVDEAHHPVGTCALSWILTTPRHIALADVMKRDQTVIPVMMDQEEVALMFQKYALISAAVIDGTGRLVGQMTVDDVVHIISEEAGEDALLLSGAGDGDINEPIREAFSSRVRWLVANLGTALVASLIIAAFGAAIEQLVALAILMPIVASIGGNAGTQTMAVTVRAIATNQLTRANTGKILLRELRVAILNGVTIAVLVGIATALVFDWKLGGVIALAMVINVVTAGLAGVLVPVLFERAKQDPAVASSVFVTMVTDSMGFFAFLGLAVASGLVG, encoded by the coding sequence ATGAGCGCCGACCCCCTCCTCGACGAAACGATCGATACCGAAGAGATGGTCGCGCAAGAAGCTGCCAGCGAAGGCGGCCGCCCGGACGACCGCGTCGACGATGCGCGCCACGACGAGGAAAACCGCCTCAAGCCCGAATATCTGCGCGCCGTGCGGCTCGCGCTGGAGGAGGACCGGCGCGGCGAACTCTACGAGCTGGTCGAGCCGCTCCACCCCGCCGACGTGGCCGACCTGCTCGAACTGCTCGACAATGACGAGCGTGGTTCGCTGACGATTGCGATCAGCGACCTGATGACCGGCGAGGTCGTCGCCGAGCTGAACGACTGGGTCCGCGAAGAGATGATGGAAGGGCTGCCCGCAGAGGCGGTGGCCCTGATCGCCGAACAGCTGGAAACCGACGACGCGGTCCAGATGATCGAGGACATGGGCGCGGACGAGCGCGAAGCCGTCCTCGCCGAAATGGACGCGGAGGACCGCGCCGCGATCGAAAGCGCGCTGTCCTATCCGGAAGAAACCGCCGGGCGCCTGATGAGCCGCGAGTTCGTGGCGGTGCCCGAACATTTCTCGGTCGGCGACTTGATCGACTACCTGCGGATCCACGGCACGCTGCTGGGCGATTTCTTCGAGGTCTTCGTGGTGGACGAGGCGCACCATCCGGTCGGCACCTGTGCGCTGAGCTGGATTCTCACCACGCCACGCCACATCGCGCTGGCCGACGTGATGAAGCGCGACCAGACCGTGATCCCGGTGATGATGGACCAGGAAGAGGTCGCGCTGATGTTCCAGAAATACGCGCTGATCTCGGCCGCCGTGATCGACGGGACCGGGCGACTGGTCGGCCAGATGACGGTCGACGACGTGGTCCACATCATCTCTGAAGAAGCGGGCGAGGATGCGCTGCTGCTCTCGGGTGCGGGCGACGGCGACATCAACGAGCCGATCCGCGAGGCTTTCTCCAGCCGCGTGCGCTGGCTGGTCGCGAACCTCGGCACCGCGCTGGTCGCCAGCCTCATCATCGCGGCCTTCGGCGCGGCGATCGAGCAGCTGGTGGCGCTCGCGATCCTGATGCCGATCGTCGCCAGCATCGGCGGCAATGCGGGCACGCAGACCATGGCGGTGACCGTCCGCGCGATCGCGACCAACCAGCTGACCCGCGCCAATACGGGCAAGATCCTGCTCCGCGAACTGCGCGTCGCGATCCTCAACGGGGTGACCATCGCGGTGCTGGTCGGCATCGCGACCGCGCTGGTGTTCGACTGGAAGCTGGGCGGCGTGATCGCGCTCGCGATGGTGATCAACGTCGTGACCGCGGGCTTGGCGGGCGTGCTGGTCCCCGTGCTGTTCGAGCGCGCCAAGCAGGACCCGGCGGTCGCGTCCTCGGTGTTCGTGACGATGGTGACCGACTCGATGGGCTTCTTCGCGTTCCTCGGGCTCGCTGTGGCGAGTGGGCTGGTGGGGTAG
- a CDS encoding serine hydrolase domain-containing protein has protein sequence MAYREFTDGGLSRRGLLRGGACLAGGSMLASLPFGSALFAHDVSEAWPSVAAEVERYVKERKVANMIATFGWKQDDHAHSIARGTLALSGNSPANMDSLYRIYSMTKPITGMMAMQLISEGKLGLDQPLSDILPAFADMQVQKEYDGPISEDNLEPATTPITIRHLLTHTAGLGYQIIQQGAIKDEYDRLGLIPGQVSRMPIPGAGSAKPVASLEAFADALATVPLVYQPGTKWSYSVGLDLMGRVIEVVEGKPFDAVLQERIFGPAGMASTFFTVPKSEIGRFTTNYWVMGDRSLPIDPAASSIYLDTPPFPFGGAGLVSSPKDYDRFLRMLLGKGMIDGTRVLSEQAVNVGTSNLLPATVDTTGSWAEGQGFGAGGRVVGRSYGWGGAAGTVAVVDFEHGLRAQLYSQYMPTDVYEIQSAFPDLVRADLAKAHG, from the coding sequence ATGGCCTATCGGGAATTCACGGATGGCGGCCTGTCGCGTCGCGGCCTGCTGCGCGGGGGTGCCTGCCTCGCAGGGGGATCGATGCTGGCGAGCCTGCCGTTCGGCAGCGCGCTGTTCGCTCACGACGTCAGCGAGGCATGGCCGAGTGTGGCTGCCGAGGTCGAACGCTATGTGAAGGAAAGGAAGGTCGCGAACATGATCGCGACCTTCGGGTGGAAGCAGGACGACCATGCCCACTCGATCGCTCGCGGCACGCTGGCGCTCAGCGGCAATAGCCCGGCCAATATGGATTCGCTCTACCGCATCTATTCGATGACCAAGCCGATTACCGGCATGATGGCGATGCAGCTGATTTCCGAAGGCAAGCTGGGCCTCGACCAGCCGCTGTCAGACATCCTGCCCGCCTTTGCGGACATGCAGGTGCAGAAGGAATATGACGGCCCGATCAGCGAGGACAATCTGGAGCCGGCGACCACCCCGATCACGATCCGCCACCTGCTGACCCACACCGCCGGGCTCGGCTACCAGATCATCCAGCAGGGCGCGATCAAGGACGAATACGACCGGCTGGGCCTCATCCCCGGACAGGTCAGCCGCATGCCGATACCGGGCGCGGGCAGTGCGAAACCGGTGGCCAGTCTGGAAGCTTTCGCCGACGCGCTCGCCACCGTGCCGCTGGTCTACCAGCCGGGCACCAAGTGGTCCTATTCGGTCGGGCTCGACCTGATGGGCCGGGTGATCGAAGTGGTCGAGGGCAAGCCCTTCGACGCGGTGCTGCAGGAACGCATCTTCGGCCCTGCCGGGATGGCCAGCACCTTCTTCACCGTCCCCAAGAGCGAAATCGGCCGCTTCACCACCAATTACTGGGTGATGGGCGATCGCTCGCTGCCGATCGATCCCGCCGCATCCTCGATCTATCTCGACACGCCACCTTTCCCCTTCGGCGGGGCGGGGCTGGTCTCCTCCCCGAAGGATTACGACCGGTTCCTGCGGATGCTGCTGGGCAAGGGCATGATCGACGGCACCCGCGTGCTGAGCGAGCAGGCAGTGAATGTCGGCACCTCGAACCTTCTGCCCGCCACGGTCGACACGACCGGCAGCTGGGCCGAGGGTCAGGGCTTCGGCGCGGGCGGGCGCGTGGTCGGGCGCAGTTATGGCTGGGGCGGCGCGGCAGGCACCGTTGCCGTGGTCGATTTCGAGCATGGCCTGCGCGCGCAGCTGTACTCGCAATACATGCCGACCGACGTGTACGAAATTCAAAGCGCCTTCCCCGACCTCGTGCGTGCCGACCTCGCCAAGGCCCATGGCTGA
- a CDS encoding DUF721 domain-containing protein, with protein MERPPPKTPGKKLAPKTAAGGKRKAKGNVRPFERPRGGGPKAVGDLMPQVGRTAFRRYGFVQSSVVTRWPEIVGPEHAKVCAPEAIRFPPGERAEGILQLVVAPGHAPIIQHVIPEIIERVNRFFGYRALARVKMRQGPVQQPAGKGEPIARPAGLKPIPMELGESLRDIGDPELRAVLEGLARTLGDENEGTDR; from the coding sequence ATGGAACGCCCGCCCCCCAAAACCCCCGGCAAAAAGCTCGCGCCCAAGACCGCTGCCGGTGGCAAGCGCAAGGCGAAGGGCAATGTGCGCCCGTTCGAACGGCCACGCGGCGGCGGGCCCAAGGCGGTCGGCGACCTGATGCCGCAGGTCGGGCGCACCGCATTCAGGCGTTACGGCTTCGTACAGAGTTCGGTCGTCACGCGCTGGCCGGAGATCGTCGGCCCCGAACATGCGAAGGTCTGCGCGCCCGAAGCGATCCGCTTCCCGCCGGGCGAACGCGCCGAAGGGATCCTGCAACTGGTCGTCGCGCCGGGCCATGCGCCGATCATCCAGCACGTGATCCCCGAGATCATCGAGCGGGTGAATCGCTTCTTCGGCTATCGCGCGCTCGCCAGGGTCAAGATGCGGCAAGGCCCGGTTCAGCAGCCCGCCGGCAAGGGCGAGCCGATCGCGCGGCCAGCCGGACTCAAGCCGATTCCTATGGAACTGGGCGAGAGCTTGCGCGATATCGGCGATCCCGAATTGCGTGCGGTGCTCGAAGGGCTGGCGCGCACTCTGGGCGACGAGAACGAAGGAACCGACCGATGA
- a CDS encoding DsbA family oxidoreductase — MTKTLTIDIWSDVMCPWCLVGWGGLRQALDTLDGEIEAEVRWHAFELNPDMPPEGEERTAHIARKYGRTTEQARGVQDQMREAADRAGVSLDYEGEEPAPDAMMWNTLAAHKLLAWALDAHGAEKQTQLKLALFHAHFSQRRAIGEDAVLLDIAEEAGLDRAQAQAALGSEDYTRKVRAEEHAAFEMNITGVPAMIVAEKFIIPGAQPAEAYADALRRVAEKV, encoded by the coding sequence ATGACGAAGACGCTGACGATAGACATCTGGTCCGACGTGATGTGCCCGTGGTGCCTCGTCGGTTGGGGCGGTTTGCGTCAGGCGCTTGACACGCTGGACGGCGAGATCGAGGCGGAAGTGCGCTGGCACGCGTTCGAACTCAATCCCGACATGCCGCCGGAGGGCGAGGAGCGTACCGCGCATATCGCACGCAAGTACGGCCGCACGACCGAGCAGGCGCGCGGCGTGCAGGACCAGATGCGCGAAGCGGCAGATCGCGCGGGCGTCTCGCTCGACTATGAAGGCGAAGAACCGGCGCCCGATGCGATGATGTGGAACACGCTCGCCGCGCACAAGCTTCTTGCATGGGCGCTGGATGCGCACGGGGCCGAGAAGCAGACGCAGCTCAAGCTCGCGCTGTTCCACGCGCACTTCAGCCAGCGCCGTGCGATCGGCGAGGATGCGGTGCTGCTCGATATCGCCGAAGAGGCAGGGCTGGACCGCGCGCAGGCGCAGGCCGCGCTCGGGAGCGAAGACTACACGCGCAAGGTCCGCGCCGAGGAACATGCCGCCTTCGAAATGAACATCACCGGGGTGCCCGCGATGATCGTGGCGGAGAAGTTCATCATCCCCGGCGCGCAACCGGCCGAGGCCTACGCCGACGCGCTGCGGCGGGTGGCGGAGAAGGTCTAG
- a CDS encoding DUF4168 domain-containing protein, whose amino-acid sequence MNLFLSTIATASLALAAQPSLAQQAPAAPSATQMAPVSDAELETFVIAASMIGQIQQNAEMEKAAKDEAAMKVLSQAQMTPQRFNTIGAALQTNEKLQARATQTVSRLKAQQADG is encoded by the coding sequence ATGAATCTATTCCTCAGCACGATCGCCACCGCATCCCTTGCCCTCGCCGCGCAGCCCTCGCTGGCGCAGCAGGCTCCCGCTGCACCCTCAGCCACGCAGATGGCGCCCGTCTCCGACGCCGAACTCGAAACCTTCGTGATCGCCGCGTCGATGATCGGCCAGATCCAGCAGAACGCCGAGATGGAAAAGGCTGCTAAGGACGAGGCGGCGATGAAGGTGCTCTCGCAGGCGCAGATGACGCCGCAGCGTTTCAACACGATCGGCGCCGCGCTCCAGACCAACGAAAAGCTTCAGGCGCGCGCCACGCAGACCGTGTCGCGCCTGAAGGCACAGCAAGCTGACGGCTGA
- a CDS encoding helix-turn-helix transcriptional regulator: MAEGLRNEIRAAREAMGWTQAELAERMGVSRKTVNTVENGVFIPSTVVALKAARALGRSVEDLFKLAD, encoded by the coding sequence ATGGCTGAAGGGCTGCGAAACGAAATCCGTGCTGCGCGCGAGGCGATGGGCTGGACGCAGGCCGAACTCGCCGAACGTATGGGGGTAAGCCGCAAGACCGTGAACACGGTCGAGAACGGGGTCTTCATCCCCTCCACCGTCGTTGCGCTGAAGGCGGCGCGAGCGCTGGGACGCAGTGTCGAGGACCTCTTCAAACTGGCGGACTAG
- a CDS encoding DsbA family protein, translating into MSVSKIARPFALTALAMPLALALAACGSSDESEGTVAGEPVAEVPAPEGQAWSETAEITDRNGYLVGNPEAPIKLVEYGSLTCPGCAQFSRDASETLLGEYVDSGRVSFEFRSFAIHGPIDLALTRLIDCGQPSQAVPLADQVWANLPTILDTVQQRGPQLEQTLSLPEDQRFVAFAETAGLLDFFAARGISRDQARTCLADAERLSEIAEASQSYGTEDEITGTPTFVLNGNQLDLSPGAVWPQVEAALQRAGARDE; encoded by the coding sequence ATGAGTGTTTCGAAGATTGCCAGACCTTTCGCCCTGACCGCCCTCGCCATGCCACTCGCTCTGGCCCTTGCCGCCTGCGGATCGAGCGACGAGAGCGAAGGTACGGTCGCTGGCGAGCCGGTGGCCGAAGTTCCCGCGCCCGAGGGCCAGGCCTGGTCGGAAACCGCCGAGATCACCGATCGCAACGGCTATCTGGTCGGCAATCCCGAGGCGCCGATCAAGCTGGTCGAATATGGCTCGCTGACCTGCCCGGGATGCGCGCAGTTCTCCCGCGATGCGAGCGAGACGCTGCTGGGCGAATATGTCGACAGCGGGCGCGTCAGCTTCGAATTCCGCAGCTTCGCGATCCACGGCCCGATCGACCTCGCGCTGACCCGGTTGATCGACTGCGGGCAGCCTTCGCAGGCAGTGCCGCTGGCCGATCAGGTCTGGGCCAACCTGCCGACCATCCTCGACACGGTTCAGCAGCGCGGGCCGCAGCTCGAACAGACGCTCTCGCTGCCCGAGGACCAGCGCTTCGTCGCTTTCGCTGAGACTGCCGGTCTGCTCGATTTCTTTGCCGCCCGCGGGATCAGCCGCGACCAGGCGCGAACCTGCCTCGCCGATGCCGAACGCCTGAGCGAGATTGCCGAAGCCTCGCAATCCTACGGTACGGAAGACGAGATCACGGGCACGCCGACCTTCGTCCTGAACGGCAACCAGCTGGATCTTTCGCCAGGCGCCGTCTGGCCGCAGGTCGAAGCGGCGCTGCAGCGCGCGGGCGCCCGCGACGAGTAA
- a CDS encoding peptidylprolyl isomerase, whose translation MADKLTFNIDTGTGETGDVVIKLRPDLAPGHVERITELAGEGFYDGVVFHRVIPGFMAQGGDPTGTGMGGSEKPDLKAEFNSEPHTRGTCSMARTQVPDSANSQFFICFDDAEFLDGQYTVWGQVESGMELVDALPKGEPPAQPGKIVKATVS comes from the coding sequence ATGGCCGACAAACTGACCTTCAACATCGACACCGGCACCGGCGAGACTGGCGATGTCGTGATCAAGCTGCGCCCCGACCTCGCGCCCGGCCATGTCGAACGGATTACCGAGCTGGCGGGCGAAGGCTTCTACGACGGCGTCGTGTTCCACCGCGTGATCCCCGGCTTCATGGCGCAGGGCGGCGATCCGACCGGCACCGGCATGGGTGGCAGCGAGAAGCCCGACCTCAAGGCCGAGTTCAATTCCGAACCGCACACGCGCGGCACCTGCTCGATGGCGCGCACCCAGGTGCCCGACAGCGCCAACAGCCAGTTCTTCATCTGCTTCGACGATGCCGAATTCCTCGATGGGCAATACACCGTCTGGGGCCAGGTCGAGAGCGGCATGGAACTGGTCGATGCGCTGCCCAAGGGCGAGCCGCCCGCACAGCCGGGCAAGATCGTCAAGGCGACCGTTTCGTAA
- a CDS encoding DUF1489 family protein, protein MPLNLTKIAFGAQSFADLESWYANRRSPNLTTRYRPTRWEECIGGSLFWIHQHNLVARSEILGFSETGNARWSIDLEPRLIPVYPQPKRAHQGWRYLKGEPPRDLAEGEEVGDVLPGALATKLQRLGLI, encoded by the coding sequence ATGCCGCTCAACCTGACCAAGATCGCGTTCGGCGCGCAGTCTTTTGCCGACCTCGAAAGCTGGTATGCGAACCGGCGCAGCCCCAACCTCACCACGCGCTATCGCCCCACGCGGTGGGAGGAGTGCATCGGCGGGTCGCTGTTCTGGATCCACCAGCACAACCTCGTCGCCCGCAGCGAAATTCTCGGCTTCAGCGAGACCGGGAATGCCCGCTGGTCGATCGATCTCGAGCCGCGCCTGATCCCGGTCTATCCGCAACCCAAGCGCGCGCATCAGGGCTGGCGCTATCTCAAGGGCGAACCGCCGCGCGACCTGGCCGAAGGCGAGGAGGTGGGCGACGTGCTGCCCGGCGCGCTGGCGACCAAGCTGCAAAGGCTCGGGCTGATCTAG
- a CDS encoding A/G-specific adenine glycosylase produces MTASDNPPPIPHLLLAWYDEHARDLPWRAAPGEAAPDPYRVWLSEIMLQQTTVAAVKPYFAAFTKVWPDVHALAAAPEEDVLAAWAGLGYYSRARNLVKAARAVADMGGFPESEAELLGLPGVGDYTAAAIAAIAFERRAVVVDANVERVVARLFMIEEPLPAARKAIRAAADTITPDERSGDFAQAMMDLGSRVCTPRAPSCDICPLAGECAAREHGPERLPVKAPKKAKPVRQGRAYWIERDRCVWLVKRAPSGMLGGMRALPDDGWSARADGSGDPPLDGEWENAGVVRHAFTHFAIHLSVLRGEAAPAEPAGSGEWWPLDRLDEAGLPTLFAKAARLAQAAEARLL; encoded by the coding sequence GTGACTGCCAGCGACAACCCGCCCCCTATCCCGCACCTTCTGCTCGCCTGGTACGACGAGCATGCGCGCGACCTGCCGTGGCGGGCGGCCCCGGGGGAGGCCGCGCCGGATCCCTACCGCGTCTGGCTGTCCGAAATCATGCTGCAGCAAACGACCGTGGCGGCGGTGAAGCCCTACTTCGCGGCCTTCACGAAAGTTTGGCCCGATGTTCACGCGCTGGCAGCGGCGCCCGAGGAAGACGTGCTCGCCGCATGGGCGGGGCTGGGTTACTATTCGCGTGCGCGCAATCTGGTGAAGGCCGCGCGCGCGGTCGCCGACATGGGCGGCTTTCCCGAGAGCGAGGCGGAGCTGCTCGGGCTGCCGGGCGTGGGCGACTACACCGCCGCCGCGATTGCCGCGATCGCCTTCGAGAGGCGCGCGGTGGTCGTCGACGCCAATGTCGAGCGGGTGGTCGCGCGGCTGTTCATGATCGAGGAGCCGCTTCCGGCTGCGCGCAAGGCGATCCGCGCTGCCGCCGACACGATCACGCCCGACGAACGCAGCGGCGATTTCGCACAGGCCATGATGGACCTCGGCAGCAGGGTCTGCACGCCGCGCGCTCCGTCATGCGATATCTGTCCGCTGGCGGGCGAATGCGCGGCACGCGAGCATGGACCGGAGCGGCTGCCGGTGAAAGCGCCCAAAAAGGCGAAGCCCGTGCGGCAGGGCCGGGCATACTGGATCGAGCGTGATCGTTGCGTCTGGCTGGTCAAGCGCGCGCCGAGCGGGATGCTCGGCGGGATGCGCGCGCTGCCCGACGATGGCTGGTCCGCCCGCGCCGACGGATCGGGCGATCCGCCCTTGGACGGGGAGTGGGAGAATGCGGGCGTGGTCCGCCACGCCTTCACCCATTTCGCGATTCATCTTTCGGTGCTGCGCGGCGAAGCCGCGCCGGCCGAACCCGCGGGTAGCGGGGAATGGTGGCCGCTCGACCGGCTCGACGAAGCGGGCCTGCCGACCTTGTTTGCCAAGGCAGCGCGGCTGGCGCAGGCGGCCGAAGCGCGCCTGCTCTAG
- the nudC gene encoding NAD(+) diphosphatase, producing MAEAGGATHPIAFSGSPLDRADNLRADPDGLAARMDWKARLLLLDGLSPSVDEGGRLAWGTLADAPEGAELVFLGLDRSDGGEKACFACVPTQGDARPRMANPQLWSLMTALAPDQLALYGGARSLVDWHARHRFCAQCGGPTKIAKGGWQRTCTECGADHFPRTDPVSIMLVEHCAGDERRLLLGRGLGWPEGRFSALAGFVEPGETIEEGVAREVLEEVGIVVRDVRYILSQPWPFPSQLMIGCIGFAEGTDITLDETEMAEAKWYTRDEVIALLEGRDDAPMVSPPPHTIAHQLFRWWVAQ from the coding sequence ATGGCTGAGGCGGGCGGCGCCACGCACCCCATCGCGTTCTCGGGATCGCCGCTCGACCGGGCGGACAATCTGCGCGCCGACCCGGACGGGCTCGCCGCGCGGATGGACTGGAAGGCGCGGCTGCTGCTGCTCGACGGGCTGAGCCCCTCCGTGGATGAAGGTGGGCGGCTGGCGTGGGGAACGCTCGCCGATGCGCCCGAGGGTGCCGAACTAGTGTTTCTCGGCCTCGACCGGTCCGACGGGGGCGAGAAAGCCTGCTTCGCCTGCGTGCCTACACAGGGTGACGCGCGCCCGCGCATGGCGAACCCGCAATTGTGGTCGCTCATGACCGCGCTCGCGCCCGACCAGCTGGCATTGTACGGCGGCGCGCGCAGCCTCGTCGACTGGCACGCCCGGCACCGCTTCTGTGCGCAGTGCGGCGGTCCGACGAAGATCGCCAAGGGCGGCTGGCAGCGGACCTGCACCGAATGCGGTGCGGACCATTTCCCGCGCACCGACCCGGTCAGCATCATGCTGGTCGAGCATTGCGCCGGAGACGAACGGCGCCTGCTGCTCGGCCGCGGGCTCGGCTGGCCCGAGGGGCGCTTCTCCGCGCTCGCCGGCTTCGTCGAGCCGGGCGAAACGATCGAGGAAGGCGTGGCGCGCGAAGTGCTGGAGGAAGTCGGCATCGTGGTGCGCGATGTGCGCTACATCCTCAGCCAGCCGTGGCCTTTCCCAAGCCAGCTGATGATCGGGTGTATCGGTTTCGCGGAAGGGACTGACATCACCCTCGACGAGACTGAGATGGCCGAGGCAAAGTGGTACACGCGCGACGAGGTGATCGCCTTGCTCGAGGGGCGGGACGATGCGCCGATGGTCTCGCCCCCGCCGCACACGATCGCGCATCAACTCTTCCGCTGGTGGGTGGCCCAATGA